The following DNA comes from Mugil cephalus isolate CIBA_MC_2020 chromosome 6, CIBA_Mcephalus_1.1, whole genome shotgun sequence.
GCCGCCGTTTGAATGGTTGTTGTCTCCGAAGTCAAAGATGGGTTTAGGTTTGGGTGTGTATTCACGTCTGGGTCGAGACTGAGCGTCATTCATCCTGTTCAAGAGACAAATTCATCTGAGACGTACGTtctcaacaacaataaatacttAGTTATGTCAGAAGTTGCTCTAACTGAATCAGCATCATAACGGCTTCGAGCAGTAAACTACACAGTCACACGTACAGACCTCATCATGTGTAGTttggccccgttcagacctggtattaacatgcacTGTGGGTTATCTGATCCAAGTGGGCACCTCTAAGTACCTGTTCacacctaaaaataaaagaggtttCCATGCACCTCAAGAGACCCTTTATCAGACCTCAGTTTCACACACATatttcacatatatatacacacacacagaacagcaCATTATTACGGGCACAGAACAATATTGCACAAATTGTTGGAGGCTCAAAACAATGAATGGCTTTTACTGCCGTTTCTCTTGGTTATTActgatttatttgattattttagaGATCCTCACAAAGTTTAGATTATAACTCGAACCTTGGGAGCAACTACATGTACTGTGCTTATTgcagcagtgaaagaaaaatctctGGAAACAAAAACGCAGGTCATCAGTGAAAAAATACAGTAACCTTTCTCCATAATGTTACTTCAAATACATCACTGTGAACACACTTTATGACCGTATGCCAACACACAGCGTGCTCATATTCAATAATATCATTTTTCACTCATTATTGTTTGCTaagaatgtttttttagtttaattataagaataaaagaatttaaaaggTTCTCCTTACTATCAATTATggtccttttgttttgtctggtgGCGCATCAAACATAATACTGCTTTTGTACAGCaaaatgaatgagacaaaaccTTGCTTATGCAAAGGACGTCAGTTAAGTAGGCAGTCAGTCAGCATGGCCATGACACATCATGCGTTCACGCTGCTGAAAGGATGTGGTCAACGGCTGCAAAGATCACTTTTTAAACGCGTTCTGAGCAGTCTATCTGAAATGTGTCTtgggtgtgttcacatctgtacTTAATGCTGGCAGCCTGTGCTAGAATCACCCGGAATGCATGTTAATGCCAAGCCTGGACAGGGCGTTTCGTTTTCATTACTGCACCTGTCTCGAAGTTTGTCTGAAAGCTCCTCCAGCACCTGCACGGCCTGTCTGTGGTACTGCAGCTGGGACTCCACCAGGGACGACAGCTGACTCACCTGCTCTATCTACGCAGAcacataataatgaaatgacaTGTAGAGtacacaaaataataatctagACAATGAAAACACGATTCATAAAAGCCCCAGTAATTGTATACGGTAATTTACTGCACCGAGGAGATATGTTATCATAAAACCAACCCACAATGATTTATTGATGTAGGtgtttcacaaaagaaaaaaaaaagtctgattctTACTTTACTGAATCCCATTTTAAGGTTATACTAGATGCTTCATACGAAAATATTTTGTCAAACCACTATGGTGGTTTGTCCAAAACTCTGTAGGGGCACACATGTGTAGTTTACAGGCTTTCACTTCCTTTACCCGACCAAAAGTTGGTAAGTTAGAGCTGTCAGGGCTGCACTAATGTCAGACTGTCAGTGATGAGGTTCAAAGCATTGACAATATTCATATGTTTAATGCAAAGTTATTAACTGCACCACAGCCaatggtgtttgtttttatggaaaTAACTGAATTAGAATAAAAGTATCGGTGTGTAACAAAAGTTGTGGGataaacactgaacactgagtTCAACCTTTTCTGTCCGTCTCTTGTATTTAATTACATGTTTTCATCCACTGCCAATGTTAACATCCAAATGTACCAAACTTTAAATTCGGAGGAAcaacataaaagacaaaaggcTGACACCAGGGAAATAACAGGAAATATGAAACGGACAGATTTCCTGCAGGTAAAAATGATTTTGTCCACTCTGTGAGCGAGTCTTCAATATATTACAACCAACCACAGAGCTGCAATAAATTAGATTACAGTCAATCTGATTAAGGTCTTACCTACCAAACCCAAACACTCATTGAGTGCTCAACCTGttcaaactgcagctttttaaagaCACGTTTATCTCCAGTGTTGTTGTGCTGAATGGGtgtttcatcacattttacaggTCTGACTGACGTAGGTGTTATGTTTGTCCTGTGGGTGGGTGTTTATTTGACAAAGCCAAGTAAAGCACAGCAGAGAAGCTAATAATAAAGAGTTTCATGATACAGTGATATCCAATGGTGTCGAACCACCCAAACCCTGAAATACCTTCATAATCCAGCTGCATAGTGGAGGACAGGGCTAACAGTATTATGTAGATGTGGCTCTTTTTCAGAAGAAACAAAGGTGGACAGTATGCTTGGTATGCCTCATTTCAACCTGATCTTAAACCTCTGCTTAGATCAGCCAGTAGGCAGCAGCAGTGGGCAACACCTCAACCTAAGGCTGATCTACCAGCTGTCAACAAACCCAAGAAGATGATGGTCAGCTGGATGTAGTTGTAATCAGGcagaaaatacatattttaatttccacatattttaaacatttagccTTAGCTCTATGGAAGATTACTGGGGACAcccatgaaaaataaatcagaggaggtacttttttttttcaaaccgaTGTATCATACAGAAGGATATTGGGGCTTAATAATTaacattacagtttttctcaattgctaaaacacaaaacctggTTCCTgtagcacaaaaacataaaccttTTCGTCATTTCCAAGAAGCGCACACACATTTCCCATAACCGAAAACACAATTCACCTGTTTCCACACGTCTCAATATTGACAAACCTTTCTGCAAAACTTTACACAAAGGTGGCCgaataaatcattcattctCAATATAATTAACTCAAGTTATCATAACCCACACCCTTCTCCATGTGAAAACCCTTGGCCTAAAAACTGTTAACACACCAATCAGAATTGGGGGTCAATAAACAGAGCCTAGAGGCATGTTCATGTCCTTTGGAGCAATGGATCCCAAGTGTGCAGAGGTTGAGAGACAACAGAGAGGATGGGaacaaggaagaggaagaggacaacAAAGACAAGTGATATCTGATGAAATCTGATCCACTGTCGTCCATCATGTGGTGGTACATGGGAGGACAATGAAAGAAGCTGGTCAGCTAGTCCAGCCAAACTTAAACCGGTTCACAGTTGCATCCATCGTCCGTACTTTCACCGGGGAAAACAGGTGCCTCATTGtcactgtacatgtacatgtattgtATCACAGTACATGCACAGTAAagttgtgtatttcttttactATACTGTACCACAGTACACCATAGGTCAGAAATGGTCAAATTTCCTTTTTGCAGAACTGAGAGGCAGTCATCTATTGGAGGCAGGCAGCGACTGCTCACAGCTCAGCAGGAAAGTGCCTTGGTAAATATGGTGATTGCCAATAATGCCATCACTTTGAGGGAGATTCAAACCGCATTATTGAAGACCAGGGAATATTTCAAAGGAATAACAGAATAAGCCTTTCCACCACTGGTCGGGTAATACAGCTGAAACACATAAGGACAAAGCAACTTTACCGCGTGCCTTTTGAGAGGAATAGCAGCAGGGATTCCAATATGTGCAGGTAATTGCTATAATGTACAGAAACGCTATAGTATGTAATGACCCCTCTCTCATTCCAATGCACACAGTGCTGTTTTTGAAggaagatgtgtgttttttgactCCTGCAGACAATCTTTGAGATGGGAGCAATTGCTGACCCTCATGAATACATCTTTATCGATGCGGCAGGGTTCAATCTCACAAAAAGGTGCAACAGCCTGACAACGTGCAATCACACAAGTTCCGGGCCAGAGGGGAGGCAACATCACCATGTGTGCAACCATTAGCAATTGTGGCATCCTCCACCGCCATGTCATACTGGGTCCATACAACACTGCACTACTCCTTCAGTTTCTAGATCAGATGCACAATAACCTTCTCCAACAGGAAGGGGAGCCAGGGCAACCAGAGCAAGCCCGATATGTTGTCACTTGGGATAACATGAGCTTCCATCTGACTGCTTTGGTTGGCACCTGTTTCAATGACCAGCCCAGGTTAGGGGTCCTTTTTCTGCCAACACACTCCCCTTTTCTGAATGCAATAGAGGAATTTCTCTTAGCATGGCGATGGAGAGTCTATGACCTCAACCCATACACACAGCACAATCTCCTGGAGGCAATGGTTAATGCCTGTGAGGATATTTCCCACGCTGAATGGCGAGAGAAGACATAATGTGTGAAGTTGATGAAATACTATGGCCTGTACCTGTGATCAATATGGAAATACAGTGAATGAACTCTATTCTTGATATTTTGGTGGCAGCAGGTTGAATGAATCCCTCCAGTATGTAACAAACACTCATGTAGTGTGTGTTTCGACATCTTGTGTGTATTGTCTGAGGGTAAAAACTGATTAGGACCCAGACGTTAGATGTTTGTACGGTTGGGTGTGAGTTTTTAAAATTGTGTGTGAAGATTTGAGAAAATGGTGAGTTATTCCAGGAAGTGTGTCTAAGCAATTGAGAGAAACTGTAATTTAGAATATAAATTATATTCTTTACTTTTCAGGAAgagttatattgctgatatattatattggactgttgcatggcAACAGTGGCGTGGATAGACGCAGTTCGACCATCTTGCTGCCACAGACCTCACAAGTTctttctccacttctttctcatAGTGcatgagaaaaatgaaaaacaattctctctcctctcattttgtctcatgggtggccctaatgcTCCATAAAGGTTACTTCAACTTGGAAGGTGCAGTTAAACTAAACTGGGACATTTGGGGTCTGAATGAATCTCAGTACACAGCAAAAGATGTCTTCTCTTCCGGCTCCCAGGAAGAGTTAACCTGCTGTGATTATGCTTCATAAGCTTTCGATCAAAGTAGCAAACGAGGTCTATGGCAACAAAACAATTAAGGGAAACTTAAAAAGTTTACTGTAAAATCtgtaatgttattattaattattgtgTATGAGCAAGAACCCAAATCTACCCAAAAAATCTATTTGACTATCCCCTGGTGCCAACACAACACACTAAACAGTAAGAAGTCCTCACATCAGTCTCCAGCAGGTTGTACATGCTGGTCTCGGCCACTTCCTTTGActcatgaaacttctccagggCTTGTCGAACCTCTTCATCTGGGATCTTGCCCTGGCGCTTTTTCTTGTAGTCGTAGTCCAGGCGACGGCCTTCCAGTTTCTTTAGATGGTGCTgatatggaaaataaatttgttttttggaaATTAAATCTGTACTAGCTCAAACTATGTGGACAGGATTTTGAACACAACTCATTTAATGAAACACTTCGTATAAAAGGGCttgaataattaatatatatttttttttttactgtacctGAATATTAAGTGAGATTGATCAATGGACTGTACCTGTATCTCTCTGAGGTCCTTGTCACAGAGTCCTTGCAATGGATCAATAAAATTTTGTTTGACGTCGATGTCTAGAGAGTCTTTGACTTCTGCCATTCTCTTCATGGCCTCTCCTACATCTACTAAAGCGCCCCCTGAAtcacaaagacacatttatgTTCAGTGACAATATTTATAGCTATACCACAGGATTAAATCACTATTAGAGCACACGCACATTGTAAATATGTACACTTCAGAACCAATAATTACACACCTCAGTGTTCCTCTGTCAGTGACTTACTGCTCCTaaaccagaacacacacacacaaacacacacatcttacCAAAGTTAGTTTCCTCTCCGAGGTCCTTTCCGTACTTGGCCATACACTCTCCCAGCAGCCCTTCAGCCTGAGGATATCCTGGATTCTTAACCTGACCGCGGATCTTAGACATGGTGTTCAACATGGACAGTTTGGCCCGTGAAGCTGTGGAAGCAAGGCCAGGGGAACTTAATAAAGACCATTTTTATTTAAGTCGTTCATTTTGTGTAAGAAAGCAGGTATTCTTCTAACCGGGGTTGGGCTGCAGGTACTCCGATGTTTTGGAGATCACATCCACGACAGCTTTACTGGTCACATCTACTttctacaaaacacacacacagaaagccaCTGGTCACCgaactaaataaaaatctaaacagaTGAAAGAGGATTGATGTTTACCTTTCAGTGAACAACTGCTTGCTAAtgataaaagtgaaaaatattgTACATAGTTAATTTTAATCAACTAGGATACAACACATGGtatcatcatcatatttttCTCAACATGCAGATCTACAGATGACATGTCAGGTGTGTCtttgaaggttttcagtcattcaggttatgttatatgtaaaaataatgtgtttctaaatgactggtgggcaGTTTAGGACTTTTACTAGGAACATCTGTAGGTGCTGCCCCCTGAAG
Coding sequences within:
- the sh3gl1b gene encoding SH3-domain GRB2-like 1b isoform X2, producing MSVAGLKKQFYKASQMVSEKVGGAEGTKLDDDFRDLERKVDVTSKAVVDVISKTSEYLQPNPASRAKLSMLNTMSKIRGQVKNPGYPQAEGLLGECMAKYGKDLGEETNFGGALVDVGEAMKRMAEVKDSLDIDVKQNFIDPLQGLCDKDLREIQHHLKKLEGRRLDYDYKKKRQGKIPDEEVRQALEKFHESKEVAETSMYNLLETDIEQVSQLSSLVESQLQYHRQAVQVLEELSDKLRDRMNDAQSRPRREYTPKPKPIFDFGDNNHSNGGYSSSMAPPPSRNSAPEQPSCKALYDFEPENEGELGFREGDIITLTNQIDENWYEGMLNGQSGFFPLNYVEVLVPLPH
- the sh3gl1b gene encoding SH3-domain GRB2-like 1b isoform X1 — its product is MSVAGLKKQFYKASQMVSEKVGGAEGTKLDDDFRDLERKVDVTSKAVVDVISKTSEYLQPNPASRAKLSMLNTMSKIRGQVKNPGYPQAEGLLGECMAKYGKDLGEETNFGGALVDVGEAMKRMAEVKDSLDIDVKQNFIDPLQGLCDKDLREIQHHLKKLEGRRLDYDYKKKRQGKIPDEEVRQALEKFHESKEVAETSMYNLLETDIEQVSQLSSLVESQLQYHRQAVQVLEELSDKLRDRMNDAQSRPRREYTPKPKPIFDFGDNNHSNGGYSSSMAPPPSRNSAPSFHLARLSFRKPGLSPEQPSCKALYDFEPENEGELGFREGDIITLTNQIDENWYEGMLNGQSGFFPLNYVEVLVPLPH